A genomic window from Thunnus maccoyii chromosome 2, fThuMac1.1, whole genome shotgun sequence includes:
- the LOC121888230 gene encoding E3 SUMO-protein ligase CBX4-like, with translation MELPAAGEHVFAVESIEKKRSRKGRVEYLVKWRGWSPKYNTWEPEENILDPRLLDAFQDRERQEQLMGYRKRGPKPKHLLLQVPSFARRSSILADLHEASLDDDSCQKTNPIQMLRPQSQQYQLNSKKHHQYQPLCREREAEQQANGKKFYYQLNSKKHHHYQPGLKVHEPMFAKPREVKAPELSNKGYNLPPVLQQKWIRDKDSGCLTKVKDITMELKKLPADLNGHKEPEKVKPKEDAPPQSNGVSSSKLKIVKNKNKNGRIVIVMSKYMENGMQAAKIKNGESETGGKPQQGTDNSVENHLEKMKLVKKLGLMNGFAKNPKDKPTLSSAGFKGDCPKEKEQSPKMEPTVTEQDKHVEVRGQGQLPADQPLQLTTKPNLVSLPLDRGVPSLTDKRGSQGGFQGLKRHLSDTGSEEHGSSKRFLSSRSVSAPNTVSSPTQSISIDQNIHQCHLGQQGCGYVDQEEPIDLRIVKSRPKTATSTVTQAETFTQLETHTQAETQTQVDTQTETQPPAETQKTVDEEKIESLSVSDHEKRKEESFPSFQPFLGNIVITDITTNCLTVTFKEYVTV, from the exons ATGGAGCTACCCGCCGCGGGAGAGCACGTCTTTGCGGTGGAGAGCATCGAGAAGAAGCGCAGCAGAAAG GGGAGGGTTGAGTATCTGGTCAAGTGGCGAGGATGGTCTCCCAA ATACAACACATGGGAACCAGAGGAAAACATTCTGGACCCAAGACTGCTTGATGCTTTCCAAGACAG GGAACGTCAAGAGCAGCTGATGGGATATCGCAAGAGAGGACCCAAGCCCAAGCACCTACTGCTTCAG GTCCCTTCTTTTGCCCGGAGATCCAGTATTCTAGCTGACCTTCATGAGGCATCTCTGGACGACGACAGCTGTCAGAAGACCAACCCCATTCAGATGCTCCGTCCCCAGAGCCAGCAGTACCAGCTGAACAGCAAGAAGCACCACCAGTACCAGCCGCTGTGCAGGGAGCGCGAGGCCGAGCAGCAGGCCAACGGCAAGAAGTTCTACTATCAGCTCAACAGCAAGAAGCACCACCACTACCAGCCGGGTCTCAAGGTGCACGAGCCCATGTTTGCTAAGCCCAGAGAGGTCAAGGCTCCGGAGCTGTCCAACAAGGGGTACAACCTTCCCCCTGTGCTGCAGCAAAAATGGATCCGGGACAAGGACTCTGGCTGCCTGACCAAAGTAAAGGATATCACCATGGAGCTGAAGAAGCTTCCAGCAGACCTCAACGGGCACAAAGAGCCGGAGAAGGTAAAACCCAAAGAGGACGCCCCACCGCAGTCTAatggtgtcagcagcagcaagctCAAGAtcgtgaaaaacaaaaacaagaacgGGCGGATTGTTATTGTCATGAGCAAATACATGGAAAACGGAATGCAGGCGGCTAAGATTAAAAATGGTGAATCTGAAACTGGCGGAAAACCACAGCAAGGAACAGACAACAGTGTGGAGAACCACCTTGAGAAGATGAAGCTCGTCAAAAAGCTGGGCCTCATGAATGGATTtgcaaaaaaccccaaagacaAACCAACCCTTTCCAGCGCTGGATTTAAAGGAGATTGCCCCAAAGAAAAGGAACAGTCCCCTAAGATGGAGCCAACTGTGACGGAACAGGATAAACATGTcgaggtcaggggtcaggggcAGCTTCCAGCGGATCAGCCTTTACAATTGACAACCAAGCCTAATCTGGTCTCCTTGCCTTTGGATAGGGGAGTTCCCTCCTTAACGGACAAAAGGGGAAGCCAAGGTGGATTTCAAGGACTAAAGCGACACCTCTCTGACACAGGCAGTGAGGAGCATGGGAGTAGTAAGAGGTTTTTGAGCTCTAGGAGTGTCAGTGCTCCTAACACGGTATCTTCACCCACCCAAAGCATCAGCATAGACCAAAACATTCACCAGTGTCACCTTGGACAGCAGGGCTGTGGGTATGTAGACCAAGAGGAACCCATTGACTTGAGAATTGTGAAGTCCAGGCCTAAAACTGCAACTTCCACAGTGACTCAGGCTGAAACTTTCACACAacttgaaacacacacacaagctgaaacacaaacacaggtggacacacaaacagaaactcaGCCCCCggctgaaacacaaaaaactgtAGATGAGGAGAAAATCGAGTCACTGTCTGTTTCTGACCacgaaaaaagaaaagaagagtcATTTCCTTCTTTCCAACCTTTCCTTGGAAATATAGTCATTACAGACATTACTACGAACTGCCTCACAGTCACATTTAAGGAATATGTGACAGTTTAA
- the cbx8b gene encoding chromobox protein homolog 8b, giving the protein MELSAVGERVFAAESIIKRRIRKGRIEYLVKWKGWSPKYSTWEPEENILDSRLFAAFEQRERERELYGPKKRGPKPKTFLLKAQAKVKAKSYEFRSEAVRGMHITYPTPEPVITPRAREGLRAVVPTIFPPSTVNRGESVRVRPPELAREHQQLGLQQTGPEGLIHIPKKRGPKPKPRFKDSSCGPAVSEPHKRRAEEQVSHSPHKLVKLQGGEDMRLVKVAHRHPENYSHSHKHHHHHHHHHHTHNRGMSGGSSYKQLYSDCSLYPHRTDMDTHRTKDGSSYLAPAHFKHQSKMSQSLSRPAQLPQMEKPYFLDRPSPTRLVDDLDEVTWRPSLCNVEKVLVTDVTTNFLTVTIKESSTSKGFFKDKR; this is encoded by the exons ATGGAGCTGTCCGCCGTCGGGGAGAGGGTGTTCGCTGCCGAGTCTATCATCAAACGGAGGATAAGGAAG GGTCGGATTGAATACCTTGTGAAATGGAAGGGCTGGTCTCCCAA ATACAGCACTTGGGAACCAGAGGAGAATATTTTGGACTCCCGCCTGTTTGCCGCTTTTGAGCAGAG GGAGCGTGAAAGGGAGCTCTATGGGCCCAAGAAGAGAGGGCCAAAGCCCAAGACGTTTCTGCTCAAG GCTCAGGCTAAAGTTAAAGCCAAGTCTTATGAGTTCAGGAGCGAGGCAGTCCGAGGGATGCACATCACCTACCCAACCCCAGAACCGGTTATCACTCCCAGGGCCAGAGAGGGCCTGAGAGCTGTTGTTCCCACCATCTTCCCACCCAGCACGGTGAACCGTGGAGAAAGTGTACGTGTCAGACCACCAGAACTGGCCCGTGAGCACCAGCAGCTTGGCCTTCAGCAAACCGGTCCCGAAGGGCTCATCCATATACCCAAAAAAAGAGGCCCAAAGCCTAAGCCCCGCTTCAAAGACAGCAGCTGCGGCCCTGCTGTCTCCGAGCCCCacaagaggagagcagaggagcaggtGAGCCACAGCCCTCACAAACTGGTCAAGCTCCAGGGGGGTGAAGACATGAGGCTGGTCAAAGTTGCCCACAGACATCCAGAGAACTACAGTCACAGCCATaaacaccaccaccatcaccaccaccaccaccatacACACAACCGGGGAATGTCCGGGGGAAGCTCCTACAAGCAGCTGTACTCAGACTGCAGCCTGTATCCACACAGAAcagacatggacacacacaggaCTAAGGATGGCTCCAGCTACTTGGCACCTGCACACTTCAAGCACCAGTCCAAAATGAGCCAGAGCCTGAGTCGCCCTGCACAGCTTCCACAGATGGAAAAGCCTTACTTCTTGGACAGGCCGTCCCCGACCCGGCTTGTCGACGACTTGGATGAAGTGACGTGGAGGCCCTCTCTGTGCAATGTGGAAAAGGTCCTGGTGACAGACGTGACCACCAACTTCCTGACTGTCACCATCAAGGAGAGCAGCACTTCTAAAGGCTTCTTCAAAGACAAAAGATGA